Proteins encoded in a region of the Candidatus Brocadiaceae bacterium genome:
- a CDS encoding DUF2088 domain-containing protein, producing MSIIFADGAPDRMVGPESMRRALRCVIEFAGDTHSMLVLPPDGTRPHAGAGLLTQMLWEEAHASRFDVMPALGTHVPMSREQIQHSFGTDLPLAAFLEHRWRDDLTRLGVIPSDYVHEVSGGCLTDLMPDYAVPVEINRRIVEGGYSAIVSIGQVVPHEVAGMANGFKNVLVGTGGRDTINRSHFLGAVYGMERMMGGTDNPVRKVLSYAHKHYLAPLRIIYVMTVMEPDGAGGVTMRGLYAGDDDEAFEAAAALSRQVNVTVLDEPQERVAAFLDPREFKTTWLGNKAVYRTRMAIADGGELTILAPGMHGFGEDAEIDRLIRRYGYRGTPATLDAVRENQELQQNLSAAAHLIHGSSEGRFRVVYATDPSLLSRREVEGVGFEWRNLGEALAEFPPDRLREGRNHGVYYVSCPALGLWATRERMNG from the coding sequence ATGTCGATCATATTCGCTGACGGTGCGCCCGACCGCATGGTCGGGCCGGAGTCGATGCGGCGGGCACTGCGCTGCGTCATCGAGTTCGCCGGCGACACACACAGCATGCTCGTGCTGCCGCCCGACGGCACACGCCCGCATGCCGGCGCCGGCCTGCTCACGCAGATGCTGTGGGAGGAGGCGCACGCCTCTCGCTTCGACGTCATGCCCGCGCTCGGCACGCACGTGCCCATGTCGCGTGAGCAGATCCAGCACAGCTTCGGCACCGACCTGCCCCTCGCCGCGTTCCTGGAGCACCGCTGGCGCGACGACCTCACCCGGCTCGGCGTCATCCCCTCCGACTACGTCCACGAGGTCTCCGGCGGATGCCTCACGGACCTGATGCCGGACTACGCCGTCCCGGTCGAGATCAACCGCCGCATCGTCGAAGGCGGCTACTCGGCCATCGTCTCCATCGGCCAGGTGGTCCCCCACGAGGTGGCCGGTATGGCCAACGGGTTCAAGAACGTCCTGGTGGGCACCGGCGGCCGCGACACGATCAACCGCAGCCACTTCCTGGGCGCCGTCTACGGCATGGAGCGCATGATGGGCGGCACCGACAACCCCGTGCGCAAGGTGCTCTCCTACGCCCACAAGCACTACCTGGCGCCCCTGCGCATCATCTACGTCATGACCGTCATGGAGCCCGACGGCGCCGGGGGCGTGACGATGCGCGGCCTCTACGCCGGCGACGACGACGAGGCGTTCGAGGCCGCCGCCGCCCTGAGCCGCCAGGTGAACGTCACCGTCCTGGACGAGCCCCAGGAGCGGGTCGCCGCCTTCCTGGACCCGCGCGAGTTCAAGACCACCTGGCTGGGCAACAAGGCCGTCTACCGCACGCGCATGGCCATCGCCGACGGCGGCGAACTCACCATCCTGGCCCCGGGCATGCACGGCTTCGGCGAAGACGCCGAGATCGACCGCCTGATCCGCCGCTACGGCTACCGCGGCACCCCGGCCACGCTCGACGCCGTCCGGGAGAACCAGGAGCTGCAGCAGAACCTCTCGGCGGCCGCCCACCTGATCCACGGCTCCTCCGAAGGCCGCTTCCGGGTCGTCTACGCCACCGATCCGTCCCTGTTGAGCCGCAGGGAGGTCGAGGGCGTCGGGTTCGAATGGCGCAACCTGGGCGAGGCGCTGGCCGAGTTCCCGCCCGACCGGCTCCGCGAGGGCCGCAACCACGGCGTCTACTACGTCAGTTGCCCCGCCCTCGGCCTCTGGGCCACGCGCGAGCGCATGAACGGCTGA